One sulfur-oxidizing endosymbiont of Gigantopelta aegis genomic region harbors:
- a CDS encoding GNAT family N-acetyltransferase, with the protein MSIIIEAINQQHDRKAFDCGIEKLNQFLQQQARQKAIKHISKTYVACRNASPHTIIGYQTLTGYSVITPPAHKHYKKYPQPLNAVKLARLAVDRSQQGQGLGERLLIDAIYRTVLVAQQISAIGLFVDPMPPQVTPFYQQYGFLSADPDDDSRHEMWLPIKTCIEISSTLL; encoded by the coding sequence ATGTCCATAATAATTGAAGCCATAAACCAACAGCATGATCGCAAAGCATTTGATTGTGGTATTGAAAAATTAAATCAGTTCTTACAACAACAAGCACGACAGAAGGCTATAAAGCACATTTCAAAAACCTATGTAGCCTGTCGAAACGCCTCACCCCATACAATCATCGGTTATCAAACACTGACTGGATACTCAGTTATCACACCACCAGCCCACAAGCATTATAAAAAATATCCTCAGCCACTCAATGCAGTAAAATTGGCCCGTCTCGCTGTGGATCGATCACAACAAGGGCAAGGTCTAGGTGAACGATTATTAATTGATGCCATTTATAGAACAGTGTTAGTCGCACAACAAATCTCAGCCATAGGCTTGTTTGTTGACCCAATGCCCCCGCAAGTTACTCCCTTTTATCAGCAATATGGTTTTTTATCAGCGGATCCTGATGATGATTCTCGCCATGAAATGTGGCTACCAATTAAAACCTGTATTGAGATTAGTAGCACTTTACTCTGA
- a CDS encoding DUF1778 domain-containing protein yields MTSKTQRKETRLIARTSTEIQQIIQRAANYSGTSLSQFLIESAMEKARNVIEQSETLHLSMMGTDTLFTALDNPPKANKKLLKAAQHYSDTVNVHNN; encoded by the coding sequence ATGACTAGCAAAACACAACGTAAAGAAACCCGTTTGATTGCACGAACCTCCACAGAGATACAACAAATCATACAACGAGCAGCTAATTACTCCGGCACAAGCCTCTCACAATTCCTTATAGAGTCTGCAATGGAAAAAGCGCGTAATGTAATAGAGCAAAGCGAAACATTACACCTATCCATGATGGGTACAGATACTCTATTTACAGCCTTGGATAATCCCCCCAAAGCAAATAAGAAACTGCTCAAGGCCGCCCAGCACTACAGTGATACTGTGAATGTCCATAATAATTGA
- a CDS encoding type II toxin-antitoxin system RelE/ParE family toxin: MITSIANQTTQDIYDGISLKKARKIPEFLHSKACRLMDQLDAAETLEDMKIPPGNRFEPLSGDLSEYFSVRINKQWRVIFKWDEAQKNAYDVYVDDYHKG; encoded by the coding sequence ATGATTACTAGTATTGCCAATCAAACAACACAAGACATTTATGATGGTATAAGCTTAAAGAAAGCTAGGAAAATTCCTGAGTTTCTCCATAGCAAAGCTTGCAGGTTGATGGATCAGCTTGATGCTGCCGAGACTCTTGAAGATATGAAAATACCACCTGGAAATCGCTTTGAACCATTATCAGGTGACTTGAGTGAGTATTTTAGTGTCCGCATCAATAAACAATGGCGAGTGATATTCAAATGGGATGAAGCTCAAAAAAATGCCTATGATGTTTATGTTGACGATTACCATAAAGGATAA
- a CDS encoding HigA family addiction module antitoxin, protein MLPKKRPPTHPGEMLLKEFLEPAGMTQTQFSQHIGWTYARLNEIINGKRGVSADSALTLSEALGNTPQFWLNLQRNWELWHALQTHKEVKPLLLKAS, encoded by the coding sequence ATGCTACCTAAAAAAAGACCACCAACCCATCCAGGGGAAATGTTGTTAAAAGAATTCCTTGAACCGGCTGGTATGACACAAACACAATTTTCTCAGCATATTGGCTGGACTTACGCACGCTTGAATGAAATTATTAACGGCAAACGGGGTGTCAGTGCCGATTCAGCTTTGACCTTGAGTGAAGCATTGGGTAATACGCCTCAATTCTGGCTTAACCTGCAGCGTAACTGGGAGTTATGGCATGCCCTGCAAACCCATAAAGAAGTGAAGCCATTATTACTTAAAGCATCATAG
- a CDS encoding cytosolic protein: MEEKPRADYDSPWKEAIEHLFVDFMGFFFVNISQEIDWNRPYEFLDKELEKINRDAQIGRRYADKLVKVWLKNGHCTWVLIHIEVQSQYDPDFEKRMYVYNFRILERYNKEVVSLAILTHEPRPQRSHHKQGEYQRKLWGCETRFTFPVIKLWDYKQRWAELEQSDNLFAIVVMAHLQALANKHKPQQLKESKLGLMKGLYQRGLAREQILELFCFIDWLMVLPKALENALTLELEKLEEENQMNYVTSFERKGLEQGIEQGLEQGLEQGLEQGLEQGLEREKILLLRLIRRRFDEQTAFQAQVSISKASSADTLEIISDWIIDYGDGTQFLEKLDSLY, from the coding sequence ATGGAAGAAAAACCTCGCGCCGATTATGACAGCCCATGGAAAGAAGCCATTGAGCATTTATTTGTGGATTTTATGGGCTTTTTCTTTGTCAATATCAGTCAGGAGATTGACTGGAACAGACCTTATGAGTTTTTAGACAAAGAACTGGAAAAAATTAACCGTGATGCCCAAATTGGACGACGCTATGCTGATAAACTGGTCAAGGTCTGGCTAAAAAACGGACACTGTACTTGGGTATTGATTCATATTGAAGTACAAAGCCAATATGACCCTGATTTTGAAAAACGCATGTATGTCTATAATTTTCGCATTCTTGAGCGTTATAACAAAGAGGTGGTCAGCCTGGCTATTTTGACCCATGAGCCCAGACCACAGCGCAGTCACCATAAACAGGGGGAATATCAGCGCAAACTCTGGGGCTGTGAAACCCGCTTTACGTTCCCAGTAATAAAGCTCTGGGATTATAAGCAACGCTGGGCCGAACTGGAACAAAGCGACAACTTATTCGCCATAGTTGTCATGGCCCACTTGCAAGCGTTGGCGAACAAGCACAAGCCACAACAACTCAAAGAGTCCAAGCTGGGTTTGATGAAAGGTTTATATCAGCGAGGACTCGCACGTGAGCAAATTCTTGAGCTGTTTTGCTTTATTGACTGGTTAATGGTATTACCCAAAGCGCTAGAAAATGCATTAACCCTTGAATTAGAGAAACTGGAAGAGGAAAACCAAATGAACTATGTCACTTCTTTTGAGCGAAAAGGGCTTGAACAGGGTATTGAACAAGGGCTTGAACAAGGGCTTGAACAAGGGCTTGAACAAGGGCTTGAACAAGGGCTTGAAAGAGAAAAGATACTCTTATTACGCCTGATCCGACGCCGCTTTGATGAACAAACAGCATTTCAGGCACAGGTCAGTATTTCTAAGGCCAGCTCTGCTGACACACTGGAAATCATCAGTGATTGGATCATCGATTATGGCGATGGTACGCAGTTTCTAGAAAAATTGGACAGTCTGTACTGA
- a CDS encoding type II toxin-antitoxin system RelE/ParE family toxin, whose amino-acid sequence MFRVLGFLDDQRLVVLNHAFQKKTQKTPKKEIKIAEKRKKDYLRRR is encoded by the coding sequence ATCTTTAGAGTTTTAGGATTTCTTGATGATCAACGTTTAGTTGTTTTGAATCATGCCTTTCAAAAAAAGACACAAAAAACACCAAAGAAAGAAATCAAAATAGCAGAAAAACGTAAGAAAGACTATTTGAGGAGAAGGTGA
- a CDS encoding helix-turn-helix domain-containing protein — MSDLKKYIVKRKERDSEFAENFNDGYQAFKIGAVLRQARESSGLTQEQLAEKLNTKKSAISRIENHAEDIRLSTLEKFAHVLGRELEVSIKEIKCQPERF; from the coding sequence ATGAGTGACTTAAAAAAATACATTGTCAAAAGAAAAGAAAGAGATAGTGAGTTTGCTGAAAATTTTAATGATGGTTACCAAGCTTTTAAAATTGGTGCTGTTTTACGGCAAGCAAGGGAATCTTCTGGTTTGACCCAAGAACAATTAGCTGAAAAATTGAATACAAAGAAATCAGCAATTTCCAGAATTGAAAATCATGCAGAAGATATCCGTTTGTCTACCTTAGAAAAATTTGCACACGTACTTGGCAGAGAGCTTGAAGTCTCAATTAAAGAAATAAAGTGCCAACCAGAAAGGTTTTAA
- a CDS encoding glycosyltransferase — protein MIDRLYCVSYDGYEHLTDKFYMDIPGLRKKLFVIKLGTITNNSKKINCLTEDVFKIVSCSSIIPLKRLDLIVDALSELNDIKEEIEWHHFGSGSEMRVIEDGLCKINNVNINVFFNGHLENEKILERYQLDKFNLFVNVSDSEGIPVSIMEAMSFGIPCLARNVGGISEIINSENGYLLENEIDAKYLSNVLKEIIFSREKLNIKSFNAFKTWEKHFNADINFPLFSKSLLDFILSFKA, from the coding sequence ATGATAGATCGATTATACTGTGTTTCATATGATGGATATGAGCATTTAACTGATAAGTTTTACATGGATATTCCTGGCCTCCGCAAGAAATTATTTGTTATTAAACTGGGTACTATAACAAATAATTCTAAAAAAATTAATTGTCTTACTGAAGATGTGTTTAAGATTGTATCATGTTCAAGCATTATTCCTTTAAAGAGGCTTGACTTGATAGTTGATGCATTATCTGAGTTAAATGATATAAAAGAAGAAATCGAATGGCATCATTTTGGAAGCGGTTCAGAAATGCGTGTTATTGAAGATGGCTTATGTAAAATAAATAATGTTAATATTAATGTCTTTTTTAATGGGCATTTGGAGAATGAAAAAATTCTAGAACGATATCAATTGGATAAGTTTAATCTCTTTGTTAACGTAAGCGATAGCGAAGGAATCCCTGTCTCCATAATGGAAGCTATGAGTTTTGGCATTCCTTGTCTTGCTAGAAACGTCGGGGGTATTTCAGAAATCATAAATTCTGAAAATGGATATTTATTGGAAAATGAAATTGATGCCAAATATCTTTCGAACGTATTGAAAGAAATAATTTTTTCAAGAGAAAAATTAAATATTAAAAGTTTTAATGCATTTAAAACTTGGGAAAAACATTTTAATGCAGACATTAATTTCCCACTTTTTTCCAAGTCATTATTAGATTTTATTTTATCTTTTAAGGCTTAA
- a CDS encoding sulfotransferase family protein — protein MLAHKPVKVCLIGGSGRSGTTIVSKMFAKHPDLTDVPEWRFLIDPDGIIDFLNNSDFWSPYHYDVYIKRLNALLLKTAKSSWYDKLLRYIDEQIFIKTHFKFKVTAAYSGVSVSKISPQFLFHVENLITQLNQFQYKARWIGLERGGTQGMYYHSHFNRDKLIKILRVFLLQVMQDVNARQNKLYYLEKNTWNILWFDKILEILPEARMLYIYRDPRDVVASFINQTWMPSTAEKCALIYRDLFLKWKQIKLNIPSNSFFECSLENLVENTELTTREICNFWGIKYHSQLINIDLSHSHSGRWRNDFSQEDLVKVEAILEEPLIELNYK, from the coding sequence ATGTTAGCTCATAAACCTGTAAAAGTTTGCTTAATTGGTGGGTCTGGTAGGTCAGGGACAACGATAGTATCAAAGATGTTTGCTAAGCATCCAGATTTAACGGACGTTCCCGAATGGCGTTTTTTAATCGATCCTGATGGCATAATTGATTTTCTCAACAATTCTGATTTTTGGTCGCCTTATCATTATGATGTTTATATTAAACGCTTAAATGCTTTATTGCTTAAAACTGCTAAATCTTCCTGGTATGATAAATTATTACGTTATATAGACGAACAGATATTTATAAAAACTCACTTTAAATTTAAAGTTACAGCAGCATATTCGGGGGTTTCTGTTTCTAAGATATCACCACAATTTTTGTTTCATGTTGAAAATTTAATTACACAACTTAATCAATTTCAATATAAAGCACGTTGGATTGGATTGGAACGTGGGGGAACACAAGGAATGTATTATCACTCTCATTTTAATAGGGATAAATTAATTAAAATTTTGAGAGTGTTTTTATTACAAGTTATGCAAGATGTTAACGCTAGGCAAAATAAATTATATTATCTTGAAAAAAATACATGGAATATCCTTTGGTTTGATAAAATTCTTGAAATATTACCTGAAGCAAGAATGTTGTATATTTATCGAGATCCAAGAGATGTTGTAGCATCTTTTATTAATCAGACTTGGATGCCATCCACTGCAGAGAAATGTGCTTTAATATACAGAGATTTATTTCTTAAATGGAAACAAATAAAGTTGAATATACCATCGAACTCTTTTTTTGAATGTTCTTTGGAAAATTTAGTGGAAAACACTGAATTAACCACTCGAGAAATATGCAATTTTTGGGGAATCAAATACCATTCACAACTCATTAACATTGACCTTTCGCATTCTCACTCTGGACGTTGGAGAAATGACTTTTCTCAAGAGGACCTTGTAAAAGTTGAAGCAATACTGGAAGAACCCTTAATTGAATTAAATTATAAATGA